Proteins co-encoded in one Quercus robur chromosome 8, dhQueRobu3.1, whole genome shotgun sequence genomic window:
- the LOC126695521 gene encoding uncharacterized protein LOC126695521 isoform X4 — MILLHIRCYPAYPTPPKLSQELSKNPTSYPSSSVLLCSSECKLKLSSKASFQCSCTEKENTHEASSQGFSALSTDIPWDSGSIWSTMAFYMFILHIPLSFGGLSVVAKILHEPHLDPQTEILSLLAVQILELIGTLFLLQWTAKPQYKFINFFKTNKLSKERNWLLAAVLGCGFLFLLVFITSILADRLIGPKAVNNPVLKEILLSSKISKATCFLVYCITTPLLEETVYRGFLLRSISATMKWQRAIFISSVIFSAAHFSDQM; from the exons ATGATATTATTACACATACGATGCTATCCTGCTTATCCTACACCACCTAAATTGAGCCAAGAGCTTAGCAAAAACCCAACTTCATATCCATCTTCAAGTGTTCTTCTCTGTTCCTCGGAATGCAAACTCAAGCTAAGCTCCAAAGCTTCTTTCCAGTGTTCTTGCACCGAAAAGGAGAACACCCATGAAGCCTCTTCTCAG GGCTTCTCGGCACTGTCAACAGATATTCCATGGGATAGTGGGAGTATATGGAGCACCATGgctttttatatgtttattttgcACATTCCTTTGAGTTTTGGAGGGTTGTCTGTGGTTGCTAAGATTTTGCATGAACCTCATCTTGATCCACAGACTGAA ATATTATCACTGCTTGCAGTTCAAATTCTAGAGCTCATTGGGACTCTGTTTCTACTACAGTGGACTGCTAAGCCacaatataagtttataaactTCTTTAAAACTAACAAGTTATCGAAAGAGCGGAACTGGTTGTTGGCAGCAGTACTAGGATGTGGGTTTCTGTTTCTGTTGGTTTTCATTACATCAATCCTTGCCGACAGATTGATTGGGCCCAAG GCTGTGAACAACCCTGTATTGAAGGAGATCCTCCTAAGCAgcaaaatttcaaaagcaaCTTGTTTCCTTGTTTACTGTATTACAACTCCCCTTTTGGAAGAAACTGTTTACAGAGGGTTTCTGTTGAGATCAATTTCAGCCACAATGAAATGGCAGCGAGCAATCTTCATAAGCTCAGTCATCTTTAGTGCAGCTCACTTTTCCG ATCAAATGTGA
- the LOC126695521 gene encoding uncharacterized protein LOC126695521 isoform X3, with protein sequence MILLHIRCYPAYPTPPKLSQELSKNPTSYPSSSVLLCSSECKLKLSSKASFQCSCTEKENTHEASSQGFSALSTDIPWDSGSIWSTMAFYMFILHIPLSFGGLSVVAKILHEPHLDPQTEILSLLAVQILELIGTLFLLQWTAKPQYKFINFFKTNKLSKERNWLLAAVLGCGFLFLLVFITSILADRLIGPKAVNNPVLKEILLSSKISKATCFLVYCITTPLLEETVYRGFLLRSISATMKWQRAIFISSVIFSAAHFSVMKLDL encoded by the exons ATGATATTATTACACATACGATGCTATCCTGCTTATCCTACACCACCTAAATTGAGCCAAGAGCTTAGCAAAAACCCAACTTCATATCCATCTTCAAGTGTTCTTCTCTGTTCCTCGGAATGCAAACTCAAGCTAAGCTCCAAAGCTTCTTTCCAGTGTTCTTGCACCGAAAAGGAGAACACCCATGAAGCCTCTTCTCAG GGCTTCTCGGCACTGTCAACAGATATTCCATGGGATAGTGGGAGTATATGGAGCACCATGgctttttatatgtttattttgcACATTCCTTTGAGTTTTGGAGGGTTGTCTGTGGTTGCTAAGATTTTGCATGAACCTCATCTTGATCCACAGACTGAA ATATTATCACTGCTTGCAGTTCAAATTCTAGAGCTCATTGGGACTCTGTTTCTACTACAGTGGACTGCTAAGCCacaatataagtttataaactTCTTTAAAACTAACAAGTTATCGAAAGAGCGGAACTGGTTGTTGGCAGCAGTACTAGGATGTGGGTTTCTGTTTCTGTTGGTTTTCATTACATCAATCCTTGCCGACAGATTGATTGGGCCCAAG GCTGTGAACAACCCTGTATTGAAGGAGATCCTCCTAAGCAgcaaaatttcaaaagcaaCTTGTTTCCTTGTTTACTGTATTACAACTCCCCTTTTGGAAGAAACTGTTTACAGAGGGTTTCTGTTGAGATCAATTTCAGCCACAATGAAATGGCAGCGAGCAATCTTCATAAGCTCAGTCATCTTTAGTGCAGCTCACTTTTCCG TTATGAAATTGGACCTGTAA
- the LOC126695521 gene encoding uncharacterized protein LOC126695521 isoform X1, whose amino-acid sequence MILLHIRCYPAYPTPPKLSQELSKNPTSYPSSSVLLCSSECKLKLSSKASFQCSCTEKENTHEASSQGFSALSTDIPWDSGSIWSTMAFYMFILHIPLSFGGLSVVAKILHEPHLDPQTEILSLLAVQILELIGTLFLLQWTAKPQYKFINFFKTNKLSKERNWLLAAVLGCGFLFLLVFITSILADRLIGPKAVNNPVLKEILLSSKISKATCFLVYCITTPLLEETVYRGFLLRSISATMKWQRAIFISSVIFSAAHFSGENSLQLFIIGCVLGCSYCWTGNLSSSILIHSLYNAMTLLLTFLS is encoded by the exons ATGATATTATTACACATACGATGCTATCCTGCTTATCCTACACCACCTAAATTGAGCCAAGAGCTTAGCAAAAACCCAACTTCATATCCATCTTCAAGTGTTCTTCTCTGTTCCTCGGAATGCAAACTCAAGCTAAGCTCCAAAGCTTCTTTCCAGTGTTCTTGCACCGAAAAGGAGAACACCCATGAAGCCTCTTCTCAG GGCTTCTCGGCACTGTCAACAGATATTCCATGGGATAGTGGGAGTATATGGAGCACCATGgctttttatatgtttattttgcACATTCCTTTGAGTTTTGGAGGGTTGTCTGTGGTTGCTAAGATTTTGCATGAACCTCATCTTGATCCACAGACTGAA ATATTATCACTGCTTGCAGTTCAAATTCTAGAGCTCATTGGGACTCTGTTTCTACTACAGTGGACTGCTAAGCCacaatataagtttataaactTCTTTAAAACTAACAAGTTATCGAAAGAGCGGAACTGGTTGTTGGCAGCAGTACTAGGATGTGGGTTTCTGTTTCTGTTGGTTTTCATTACATCAATCCTTGCCGACAGATTGATTGGGCCCAAG GCTGTGAACAACCCTGTATTGAAGGAGATCCTCCTAAGCAgcaaaatttcaaaagcaaCTTGTTTCCTTGTTTACTGTATTACAACTCCCCTTTTGGAAGAAACTGTTTACAGAGGGTTTCTGTTGAGATCAATTTCAGCCACAATGAAATGGCAGCGAGCAATCTTCATAAGCTCAGTCATCTTTAGTGCAGCTCACTTTTCCGGTGAGAACTCTTTACAGTTATTCATCATTGGGTGTGTCCTTGGATGTTCTTATTGCTGGACTGGAAATTTAAGTTCCTCCATTTTAATACATTCGCTGTACAATGCCATGACGCTATTATTAACATTTTTGTCCTAA
- the LOC126695521 gene encoding uncharacterized protein LOC126695521 isoform X5 has protein sequence MILLHIRCYPAYPTPPKLSQELSKNPTSYPSSSVLLCSSECKLKLSSKASFQCSCTEKENTHEASSQILSLLAVQILELIGTLFLLQWTAKPQYKFINFFKTNKLSKERNWLLAAVLGCGFLFLLVFITSILADRLIGPKAVNNPVLKEILLSSKISKATCFLVYCITTPLLEETVYRGFLLRSISATMKWQRAIFISSVIFSAAHFSGENSLQLFIIGCVLGCSYCWTGNLSSSILIHSLYNAMTLLLTFLS, from the exons ATGATATTATTACACATACGATGCTATCCTGCTTATCCTACACCACCTAAATTGAGCCAAGAGCTTAGCAAAAACCCAACTTCATATCCATCTTCAAGTGTTCTTCTCTGTTCCTCGGAATGCAAACTCAAGCTAAGCTCCAAAGCTTCTTTCCAGTGTTCTTGCACCGAAAAGGAGAACACCCATGAAGCCTCTTCTCAG ATATTATCACTGCTTGCAGTTCAAATTCTAGAGCTCATTGGGACTCTGTTTCTACTACAGTGGACTGCTAAGCCacaatataagtttataaactTCTTTAAAACTAACAAGTTATCGAAAGAGCGGAACTGGTTGTTGGCAGCAGTACTAGGATGTGGGTTTCTGTTTCTGTTGGTTTTCATTACATCAATCCTTGCCGACAGATTGATTGGGCCCAAG GCTGTGAACAACCCTGTATTGAAGGAGATCCTCCTAAGCAgcaaaatttcaaaagcaaCTTGTTTCCTTGTTTACTGTATTACAACTCCCCTTTTGGAAGAAACTGTTTACAGAGGGTTTCTGTTGAGATCAATTTCAGCCACAATGAAATGGCAGCGAGCAATCTTCATAAGCTCAGTCATCTTTAGTGCAGCTCACTTTTCCGGTGAGAACTCTTTACAGTTATTCATCATTGGGTGTGTCCTTGGATGTTCTTATTGCTGGACTGGAAATTTAAGTTCCTCCATTTTAATACATTCGCTGTACAATGCCATGACGCTATTATTAACATTTTTGTCCTAA
- the LOC126695521 gene encoding uncharacterized protein LOC126695521 isoform X2, with product MILLHIRCYPAYPTPPKLSQELSKNPTSYPSSSVLLCSSECKLKLSSKASFQCSCTEKENTHEASSQGFSALSTDIPWDSGSIWSTMAFYMFILHIPLSFGGLSVVAKILHEPHLDPQTEILSLLAVQILELIGTLFLLQWTAKPQYKFINFFKTNKLSKERNWLLAAVLGCGFLFLLVFITSILADRLIGPKAVNNPVLKEILLSSKISKATCFLVYCITTPLLEETVYRGFLLRSISATMKWQRAIFISSVIFSAAHFSAQGFFKPKIFFYSLVFYIPFI from the exons ATGATATTATTACACATACGATGCTATCCTGCTTATCCTACACCACCTAAATTGAGCCAAGAGCTTAGCAAAAACCCAACTTCATATCCATCTTCAAGTGTTCTTCTCTGTTCCTCGGAATGCAAACTCAAGCTAAGCTCCAAAGCTTCTTTCCAGTGTTCTTGCACCGAAAAGGAGAACACCCATGAAGCCTCTTCTCAG GGCTTCTCGGCACTGTCAACAGATATTCCATGGGATAGTGGGAGTATATGGAGCACCATGgctttttatatgtttattttgcACATTCCTTTGAGTTTTGGAGGGTTGTCTGTGGTTGCTAAGATTTTGCATGAACCTCATCTTGATCCACAGACTGAA ATATTATCACTGCTTGCAGTTCAAATTCTAGAGCTCATTGGGACTCTGTTTCTACTACAGTGGACTGCTAAGCCacaatataagtttataaactTCTTTAAAACTAACAAGTTATCGAAAGAGCGGAACTGGTTGTTGGCAGCAGTACTAGGATGTGGGTTTCTGTTTCTGTTGGTTTTCATTACATCAATCCTTGCCGACAGATTGATTGGGCCCAAG GCTGTGAACAACCCTGTATTGAAGGAGATCCTCCTAAGCAgcaaaatttcaaaagcaaCTTGTTTCCTTGTTTACTGTATTACAACTCCCCTTTTGGAAGAAACTGTTTACAGAGGGTTTCTGTTGAGATCAATTTCAGCCACAATGAAATGGCAGCGAGCAATCTTCATAAGCTCAGTCATCTTTAGTGCAGCTCACTTTTCCG CTCAAGGATTCTTCAAACCCAAGATTTTCTTCTACTcattagttttttatattcctTTTATATAG